From a single Nicotiana tomentosiformis chromosome 2, ASM39032v3, whole genome shotgun sequence genomic region:
- the LOC104087948 gene encoding probable pectate lyase P18 — translation MSSLLFIFVLFVTLLLTPLLVSSIQDPELVVQEVHRSINASLTRRNLGYLSCGTGNPIDDCWRCDPNWEKNRQRLADCAIGFGKNAIGGRNGRIYVVTDSGNDDPVNPRPGTLRHAVIQDEPLWIIFKRDMVIQLKQELVMNSFKTIDGRGTSVHISGGPCITIHYSTNIIIHGINIHDCKQSGNGNIRDSPHHSGWWDVSDGDGISIFGGKNIWVDHCSLSNCHDGLIDAIHGSTAITISNNYFTHHDKVMLLGHSDSFTQDKGMQVTVAFNHFGEGLVQRMPRCRHGYFHVVNNDYTHWEMYAIGGSAAPTINSQGNRFLAPNQKFNKEVTKHEDAPESEWRSWNWRSEGDLMLNGAYFRQTGAGASSSTYARASSLSARPSTLVGSMTTSAGPLNCKISSRC, via the exons ATGTCAAGCCTTCTCTTCATATTTGTTCTTTTTGTCACACTACTTCTAACCCCACTACTTGTTTCTTCAATCCAAGATCCAGAGCTTGTGGTACAAGAAGTTCATAG GAGCATCAATGCTTCATTGACAAGGAGGAACTTGGGCTATTTGTCGTGTGGAACAGGAAATCCGATTGATGATTGTTGGCGTTGTGACCCCAATTGGGAGAAAAATCGCCAGCGTTTAGCTGATTGTGCCATTGGCTTTGGAAAGAATGCTATTGGAGGAAGAAATGGAAGAATTTACGTGGTCACTGACTCAGGAAACGATGACccagtcaaccccaggcccggaACCCTTAGACATGCGGTTATACAAGATGAGCCTTTGTGGATCATTTTCAAAAGAGACATGGTCATTCAGCTCAAGCAAGAACTTGTCATGAACTCTTTCAAGACCATAGACGGTCGAGGCACCAGCGTTCACATATCAG GTGGTCCTTGCATTACAATCCATTACAGCACGAACATTATTATACACGGGATTAATATACACGACTGCAAGCAGAGTGGTAACGGCAACATTAGGGACTCACCGCACCATTCCGGATGGTGGGATGTTTCCGACGGAGACGGCATTTCAATTTTCGGAGGAAAGAATATTTGGGTAGATCATTGCTCCTTGTCAAATTGCCACGACGGTCTAATTGATGCAATTCATGGATCCACAGCAATTACCATTTCTAACAACTACTTTACTCATCATGATAAGGTCATGTTATTGGGGCATAGTGATTCTTTTACGCAGGACAAAGGCATGCAAGTTACAGTTGCCTTTAATCATTTTGGTGAAGGGTTGGTGCAGAGAATGCCGAGGTGTAGACATGGTTATTTCCATGTGGTGAACAATGACTACACCCACTGGGAGATGTATGCCATTGGTGGTAGTGCTGCCCCTACTATTAATAGTCAAGGCAACAGGTTTCTTGCTCCCAATCAGAAATTCAACAAAGAG GTGACAAAGCATGAGGATGCACCAGAAAGTGAGTGgagaagctggaactggaggtcAGAAGGTGACTTGATGTTAAATGGTGCCTATTTCAGGCAAACAGGTGCAGGTGCATCATCTTCTACTTATGCTAGGGCATCAAGCTTAAGTGCAAGGCCTTCTACCTTGGTTGGATCCATGACCACAAGCGCCGGTCCTCTCAACTGCAAAATAAGTTCTCGCTGCTAG